Proteins co-encoded in one Nonlabens agnitus genomic window:
- a CDS encoding BlaI/MecI/CopY family transcriptional regulator has translation MEKLTQKEEEVMQVLWQLEKAFVKEIVPQLDGSNHYNTISTVVRKLEEKGFVGYNAFGKTHQYFPIVDKESYRNKYVNNAMTSYFNNSYKNMVSFFAKEEKISAKELREILEMIESKKD, from the coding sequence ATGGAAAAACTGACCCAAAAGGAAGAAGAGGTGATGCAGGTGCTATGGCAGCTGGAAAAGGCCTTTGTTAAAGAGATTGTGCCGCAGCTGGATGGCTCCAATCACTACAACACCATATCGACCGTAGTGCGCAAGCTGGAAGAAAAGGGGTTTGTGGGTTACAACGCCTTTGGTAAGACGCATCAATATTTTCCCATCGTCGATAAGGAAAGCTACCGCAATAAATATGTGAATAACGCCATGACCAGTTATTTTAATAACTCGTACAAAAACATGGTGTCCTTTTTTGCCAAGGAAGAAAAAATTAGCGCCAAGGAATTGCGCGAGATCCTGGAAATGATTGAATCTAAAAAGGACTAG
- a CDS encoding TPM domain-containing protein: MKQHFFYIFACFLLLSSTAFAQFKIPKKPSSESKQTALYDYVDLLDASQKAALTSKLLRYADSTSTQIVVAIISSTEGEDISMVSAEWGEQWGIGQADEGNGILILLARDDRRVDIATGYGIEYRLTDLMSERIINRVIIPEFKRGDYYAGLDKAADAIFAALNGEFTETRDFSKSSGVPVQAIIVLGFIILVIIMSIKNRNNDGNNGGRRSGASLLDIIVLSSLGRGGFGDGGSFGGGSSGGFGGGGGFGGGFGGGGFGGGGASGGW, translated from the coding sequence TTGAAACAGCACTTCTTCTACATATTTGCCTGTTTTCTGCTGCTTTCCAGCACTGCATTTGCGCAGTTTAAAATTCCTAAAAAGCCCAGCAGTGAATCAAAACAAACGGCACTCTACGACTATGTGGACTTGCTGGACGCTAGTCAGAAAGCAGCATTGACCAGCAAACTGTTGCGTTATGCAGATAGCACCAGTACACAAATCGTGGTGGCGATCATAAGTAGTACAGAAGGTGAAGATATTTCAATGGTGTCTGCAGAATGGGGCGAGCAATGGGGCATAGGTCAGGCAGATGAAGGTAACGGTATTCTAATTCTGCTCGCTCGAGATGATAGACGCGTTGATATAGCTACCGGCTACGGCATCGAGTACCGGTTAACCGATTTGATGTCAGAGCGCATCATCAATCGTGTTATCATACCAGAATTTAAAAGAGGCGATTACTACGCAGGCCTAGACAAAGCCGCCGATGCTATTTTCGCTGCGCTAAACGGCGAGTTTACCGAAACTCGGGATTTCTCAAAAAGTTCTGGTGTTCCGGTTCAAGCGATCATCGTCTTGGGCTTTATCATTCTAGTCATTATCATGAGTATCAAGAATCGAAACAACGATGGTAATAACGGCGGCCGTAGATCTGGCGCTTCTTTACTAGACATTATTGTCCTCAGCAGTTTGGGTCGCGGTGGTTTTGGCGATGGTGGCAGTTTTGGCGGTGGTTCCAGCGGCGGCTTTGGCGGCGGCGGCGGTTTCGGTGGTGGCTTTGGCGGCGGTGGCTTCGGCGGCGGTGGCGCTAGTGGTGGATGGTAG
- a CDS encoding TPM domain-containing protein produces the protein MASKVEAFLSANDEEEVVEAIRKAELRTSGEIRVHLERTCAGNAYTRAQELFHLLKMDNTKDANGILFYLAVDDRKFAVLGDSGINNVVPDNFWNSIKDGMEARFRESEFKKGLVTGIELVGEKLAAYFPWHKNDVNELPDQISTS, from the coding sequence ATGGCGAGCAAGGTAGAAGCATTTCTAAGCGCAAACGACGAGGAAGAAGTCGTTGAGGCGATACGCAAGGCAGAACTGCGCACCAGTGGCGAGATACGCGTCCATCTGGAGCGCACTTGTGCCGGCAATGCCTACACGCGCGCCCAAGAATTGTTTCACCTGCTCAAAATGGACAACACTAAAGATGCTAATGGCATCTTGTTTTACCTGGCCGTGGATGATCGCAAATTTGCCGTTTTAGGCGATAGTGGGATTAACAACGTGGTTCCAGATAATTTTTGGAATTCCATAAAAGATGGTATGGAGGCTCGCTTTCGCGAAAGCGAATTCAAAAAAGGCCTCGTCACAGGAATCGAACTCGTAGGAGAGAAATTGGCGGCTTATTTCCCATGGCATAAGAACGACGTCAATGAACTTCCTGACCAGATATCTACCAGTTGA
- a CDS encoding M56 family metallopeptidase: protein MEEAFDYLWKSAGVLSIFVITYHLLLRRLTFFKANRFFLLFGMAASITFPLIEITQTVYVEQPEVSYSAADMVTAMTLQQQEPPVEPLIKTSQLLLMLYAAVSLFFIGKMGVELLSLRKLIISGKRRLEDGYVRISLSRKVTPFSFFKYICFTVGDEQQQDHDLILKHEQVHAREWHSMDLLLSHLCCAVFWLNPLAWLLKRQIGENLEFIADATAKVENTTGISYERTLLSSAASHMQPALANNFFTPFIKKRIQMLQKETSKTWNAYKYALILPVMALFLYSFNTVTKTEYIKSNFKKEQAQEAANTSVTSAAQVVINENDDKTSEQNATVSTERIEFKIVATTTEQSLEKFKKRLKSDHNVDFTYKNLKYQDGKITRIKIELDDNRGFKGSQNYNGDDPINPICITGIIDGNSKKWSMGSCEKTRWTAKGNVLISKNDPATYIYSPDSLYFSQSLKFDTDSLMLMMKDLKKIDIDSFHRAMRASYKDLQVQMEDIDIKQMEADLKKAQREMRRMNLDSLHDVMRQARLQIRRMNKDSIKSSMKTRFIITDTLGNDMDNIVIYDVPKAQRGKPTVPSNETEPILIVDGKRVPYSKMNEIDPQSIKAVNVLKDKAATAVYGEGSENGVIVVTLKSAEDIKLSAIKSTRAIPYIIIDGVVAKQEQMYALDSNKIESFSILKSDEATALYGTDAKDGAIIIVTQKKIKTTQNKKKN from the coding sequence ATGGAAGAAGCATTTGACTACTTATGGAAAAGCGCTGGTGTACTGAGTATTTTTGTGATCACCTATCATCTATTGTTGCGCAGGTTAACATTCTTTAAAGCCAACCGGTTCTTTTTGCTATTTGGAATGGCGGCTAGCATCACCTTTCCATTAATCGAGATCACGCAAACGGTTTATGTGGAGCAGCCTGAAGTGAGCTACAGCGCTGCAGATATGGTGACTGCCATGACGCTGCAGCAACAGGAACCGCCTGTCGAGCCATTGATCAAAACTTCCCAATTACTGCTCATGCTGTACGCGGCTGTAAGCCTCTTTTTTATAGGCAAAATGGGTGTGGAGTTGTTGTCTTTGAGGAAATTGATCATCTCTGGGAAGCGTCGGTTGGAAGATGGATATGTAAGGATTTCGCTTTCGCGAAAGGTGACTCCATTCAGCTTTTTCAAGTACATCTGCTTTACCGTAGGCGATGAGCAACAACAGGATCATGATTTGATCCTAAAACACGAGCAGGTTCACGCGAGAGAATGGCACAGTATGGATTTGTTACTGTCCCATTTGTGCTGCGCCGTGTTTTGGTTGAATCCGCTAGCGTGGTTGCTCAAACGTCAAATAGGTGAAAACCTAGAGTTCATCGCAGATGCCACTGCCAAAGTAGAAAACACCACTGGCATAAGTTATGAACGCACCTTACTATCCAGTGCGGCCAGCCATATGCAGCCGGCACTTGCCAATAATTTTTTCACACCTTTTATCAAAAAACGAATTCAAATGCTACAAAAAGAAACTTCAAAAACCTGGAACGCCTACAAATATGCGTTGATCCTACCTGTGATGGCACTGTTCTTATACAGTTTCAACACAGTAACTAAAACGGAATATATCAAGTCCAATTTCAAAAAGGAACAAGCTCAGGAAGCTGCAAATACTTCCGTCACGAGTGCGGCGCAGGTTGTAATTAATGAGAACGACGATAAAACCAGCGAGCAAAATGCAACTGTCTCTACTGAAAGGATCGAATTCAAAATCGTCGCCACGACGACAGAGCAAAGTCTTGAAAAATTCAAAAAGCGATTAAAATCAGACCACAATGTAGATTTCACTTATAAAAATCTAAAGTATCAAGATGGAAAAATTACCAGGATCAAGATCGAGCTTGATGATAACCGTGGCTTTAAGGGTTCGCAAAATTATAATGGCGATGATCCTATCAATCCTATTTGCATCACTGGTATCATTGATGGCAATAGTAAGAAGTGGAGCATGGGCAGCTGTGAGAAGACTAGATGGACCGCAAAAGGAAACGTTTTAATCTCTAAAAATGATCCAGCAACTTATATCTACAGTCCTGATTCCTTATATTTTTCCCAGAGTCTCAAATTTGATACCGATTCTTTGATGTTAATGATGAAGGATCTTAAAAAGATAGACATAGATTCGTTTCACCGCGCAATGAGAGCCAGCTACAAGGATCTACAGGTACAGATGGAAGATATTGATATCAAACAAATGGAAGCTGACCTCAAAAAAGCACAAAGGGAAATGCGTCGCATGAATCTAGATTCTCTTCATGATGTTATGCGACAAGCTAGATTACAGATACGTAGGATGAATAAGGATAGTATAAAATCCAGCATGAAAACACGATTCATTATCACAGATACCTTAGGTAATGACATGGACAATATTGTGATTTATGATGTGCCAAAAGCTCAAAGAGGGAAACCTACCGTACCATCTAATGAAACAGAACCTATTTTAATTGTTGATGGTAAGCGAGTTCCTTATTCAAAAATGAATGAAATCGATCCACAATCTATAAAGGCTGTTAACGTCCTAAAAGATAAAGCTGCAACTGCGGTTTATGGTGAAGGATCAGAAAATGGTGTTATTGTGGTCACCCTTAAATCTGCTGAGGACATCAAGTTAAGTGCTATTAAAAGCACACGTGCCATTCCTTATATCATAATCGATGGTGTGGTGGCAAAACAAGAGCAGATGTATGCTCTAGATTCTAACAAAATCGAATCATTTTCAATATTGAAGTCTGATGAAGCCACCGCTCTGTACGGTACAGACGCAAAGGATGGCGCTATCATCATTGTCACTCAAAAGAAAATCAAAACGACACAGAACAAAAAGAAGAATTAA
- a CDS encoding LemA family protein produces MNNGKIAGLGCGALAGIGALVVLVILAIYGISWNNNAVAKSEAVQSQWANVESSYQRRSDLIPNIVATAKQYAEFEQETLTGVIEARAKATSINVDASNLTAEQIQAFSQAQGAVSSGLGRLLATYENYPNLKANENFKELINELERTENRINVERNRYNETVQVYNLQIKKFPGSVLASFLGFDESPYFKADEGAQNAPKVGDLFNN; encoded by the coding sequence ATGAACAACGGTAAAATAGCAGGATTGGGCTGCGGTGCTCTAGCAGGAATCGGTGCACTTGTGGTCCTTGTCATATTAGCCATCTACGGCATATCATGGAATAACAACGCAGTTGCAAAAAGCGAAGCGGTACAATCTCAATGGGCAAATGTTGAGAGTAGTTATCAACGCAGGTCCGACCTTATTCCCAATATTGTAGCGACCGCAAAACAATATGCAGAGTTTGAACAGGAAACACTAACCGGTGTTATTGAGGCTCGTGCCAAAGCAACCAGCATTAATGTCGATGCTTCCAATCTTACCGCAGAGCAAATTCAGGCATTTAGCCAGGCACAAGGTGCCGTTTCCAGTGGTTTGGGCCGATTATTGGCGACCTATGAGAACTATCCTAACCTCAAGGCTAACGAGAACTTCAAGGAATTGATCAATGAGTTGGAACGTACTGAAAACCGCATCAATGTAGAACGCAACCGTTACAATGAAACTGTACAGGTCTACAATTTGCAAATCAAGAAATTCCCAGGATCTGTACTGGCATCCTTCTTAGGCTTTGATGAATCTCCTTATTTTAAGGCAGATGAAGGCGCACAGAATGCCCCTAAAGTAGGAGATCTTTTCAATAATTAA
- the thrS gene encoding threonine--tRNA ligase yields the protein MIKITLPDGSIKEFESGTTPMDVAMSISHGLARNVISASFNGEKVETKTPIETDGHLVLYTFNDKEGKEAFWHSSSHIMAQAVEELFPEAKLTIGPAIENGFYYDIDFAGRSITEADIPAIEKKAIEIARGKHEFTMRSVSKADALNKYKEENNPFKVELIQNLTDGEITFCDHDTFTDLCRGGHIPNTGIVKAFKIMSIAGAYWRGDENNPQLTRLYGISFPKQKDLTEYLELLEQAKQRDHRKLGKELQLFTFSQRVGQGLPLWLPKGAALRERLENFLKAAQKKAGYEMVMTPHIGSKELYVTSGHYEKYGADSFQPIHTPAEDEEFLLKPMNCPHHCEIYKSIQWSYRDLPKRFAEFGTVYRYEQSGELHGLTRVRGFTQDDAHIFCTPDQLDKEFMDVIDLVLYVFGSLGFENFTAQVSIRDPKKPEKYIGDLDNWEKAEIAILRAAQAKGLDYVVEEGEAAFYGPKLDFMVKDALGRSWQLGTIQVDYNLPERFDLWYKGADNESHRPVMIHRAPFGSMERFIAILLEHTGGNFPLWLMPEQCTVLSLSEKYENYAKKVAETLEINEIRTTVDNRAETMGKKIREAEMAKLPYMLIVGEQEEKDGTISVRKHGGDDLGTMTAQQFADLIQKEVASSIKTFEV from the coding sequence ATGATTAAGATTACCCTGCCAGATGGCAGCATCAAAGAGTTTGAAAGCGGCACCACACCTATGGATGTCGCCATGAGTATATCCCATGGCCTGGCACGCAACGTGATTAGTGCCAGTTTTAACGGTGAAAAGGTCGAGACCAAAACGCCTATAGAAACAGACGGCCACCTTGTCTTATACACTTTCAATGATAAAGAAGGTAAAGAGGCCTTCTGGCACTCTTCTTCCCACATCATGGCACAGGCCGTTGAAGAATTGTTTCCTGAAGCCAAATTAACGATAGGACCAGCCATTGAAAATGGTTTCTATTATGACATTGATTTTGCTGGGCGTTCCATCACTGAAGCTGACATTCCCGCCATCGAGAAAAAAGCGATAGAGATTGCTCGCGGTAAGCATGAATTTACCATGCGCAGCGTATCAAAAGCAGATGCCCTGAACAAATACAAGGAAGAAAACAATCCCTTTAAAGTTGAGCTGATTCAAAACTTGACCGATGGAGAGATCACTTTTTGCGATCACGACACCTTTACAGACTTATGTCGCGGCGGACATATTCCAAACACCGGAATTGTCAAAGCCTTTAAAATAATGAGTATCGCCGGTGCGTACTGGCGTGGTGACGAGAACAACCCGCAACTTACCAGGTTGTATGGTATCTCTTTCCCAAAACAAAAAGACCTCACCGAGTATCTAGAGTTACTGGAACAGGCAAAACAACGCGACCACAGAAAGCTGGGCAAGGAATTACAGCTATTTACCTTTTCACAGCGTGTAGGTCAAGGTTTGCCATTATGGTTGCCTAAAGGTGCTGCGCTTAGAGAGCGTCTGGAAAACTTTCTAAAAGCTGCCCAGAAAAAAGCAGGTTATGAAATGGTCATGACTCCGCACATAGGTTCTAAAGAATTATACGTCACCAGCGGTCACTATGAGAAATATGGTGCTGACTCTTTCCAGCCTATCCATACACCAGCTGAAGATGAGGAGTTCCTATTAAAACCCATGAACTGTCCTCATCATTGTGAGATTTACAAAAGCATCCAGTGGTCCTACAGGGATTTACCAAAACGCTTTGCAGAATTTGGTACGGTGTACCGCTATGAGCAAAGTGGTGAGCTACATGGATTGACCCGTGTGCGTGGCTTTACACAAGATGATGCACACATTTTCTGTACTCCAGATCAATTGGATAAGGAGTTTATGGATGTGATTGATTTGGTGCTTTATGTATTCGGATCTTTAGGATTTGAAAATTTCACCGCACAGGTAAGCATACGAGATCCTAAAAAGCCAGAGAAATACATAGGAGATCTGGACAACTGGGAAAAAGCAGAAATCGCGATTCTTAGAGCTGCGCAGGCCAAAGGATTGGACTATGTGGTTGAAGAAGGTGAAGCTGCCTTCTATGGCCCTAAACTGGACTTTATGGTTAAGGATGCCTTGGGTCGCAGTTGGCAGTTGGGTACCATTCAAGTGGACTACAATCTGCCAGAACGCTTTGATCTATGGTACAAAGGTGCTGACAATGAGTCACACAGACCTGTCATGATCCACAGAGCGCCATTTGGAAGTATGGAGCGATTTATCGCCATCCTATTGGAACACACTGGCGGTAATTTCCCTTTATGGTTGATGCCTGAACAGTGTACCGTGCTGTCTTTGAGTGAGAAATATGAAAATTATGCAAAAAAGGTAGCGGAAACACTAGAAATTAACGAAATTCGTACCACAGTAGATAATCGGGCCGAGACAATGGGCAAGAAAATCCGCGAGGCAGAAATGGCCAAATTACCCTATATGTTAATAGTAGGTGAGCAAGAAGAAAAGGATGGCACTATTTCTGTACGTAAACATGGTGGAGACGATTTAGGAACAATGACGGCACAACAATTTGCAGATTTGATTCAAAAGGAAGTCGCCAGCAGTATCAAAACATTTGAAGTTTAA
- a CDS encoding ABC transporter substrate-binding protein has protein sequence MSISLKDQCHRPVQLPAAPQRIISLVPSQTELLFDLGLEDKIVGITRFCVHPENALEEKQVVGGTKKIVKKRLIGLQPDLIICNKEENTMEMVEFCSSICPTYVSDVSTLEDALEMIQHIGHLTASTEKAQDLVEKIQVSFQQLRDELETKPALYLIWKKPYMTVGRDTFIHDMMRLAGFENVTGTHTRYPQLEMDQIVKLRPEVILLSSEPYNFSENDKAEFDIAFKERSDAEVYGEQGRTTKANLPQPRILIVDGEPYSWYGSRLLHSPAYFQKLRNELDEN, from the coding sequence GTGAGTATTTCCCTTAAAGATCAATGCCATAGGCCAGTGCAACTACCAGCAGCACCACAACGCATTATTTCACTCGTTCCCTCGCAAACCGAATTGCTATTTGACTTAGGTCTTGAGGACAAAATTGTAGGTATTACGAGATTTTGCGTGCATCCAGAAAACGCTTTAGAAGAAAAGCAGGTGGTAGGTGGCACTAAAAAGATTGTCAAGAAGCGCCTTATAGGCCTACAACCAGATCTTATCATTTGCAATAAAGAAGAGAACACGATGGAAATGGTAGAATTTTGTTCTTCCATTTGTCCTACGTACGTTTCAGATGTTTCCACCCTCGAGGACGCCTTGGAAATGATTCAGCACATAGGTCATTTGACTGCCAGCACAGAAAAAGCGCAGGATCTAGTTGAGAAGATTCAGGTCAGTTTCCAGCAATTGAGAGATGAACTAGAAACAAAACCGGCCTTATATCTCATTTGGAAAAAGCCATACATGACGGTAGGCCGCGACACCTTTATCCATGACATGATGCGTCTGGCAGGATTTGAAAATGTCACGGGAACACACACTCGATATCCGCAATTGGAAATGGATCAGATCGTCAAACTACGACCAGAGGTGATCTTGCTCTCTTCAGAGCCCTATAATTTTAGTGAGAACGACAAAGCTGAATTTGATATCGCTTTCAAAGAGCGCAGCGATGCAGAAGTTTATGGTGAGCAAGGTCGAACCACAAAAGCGAACCTACCACAACCTCGCATCCTCATCGTGGACGGTGAACCATATTCATGGTACGGCAGCAGGCTACTACATTCACCTGCCTATTTTCAGAAGTTAAGAAATGAGCTGGATGAGAACTAG
- a CDS encoding SsrA-binding protein: MKKSIFKTLAKINKAVLPSYSKDEDFDLAKASKLQMALIGYKTWITKNALD; encoded by the coding sequence ATGAAAAAATCCATTTTTAAAACGCTGGCCAAAATAAATAAAGCCGTCCTGCCCAGTTATAGCAAGGATGAAGATTTTGACCTCGCCAAAGCCTCAAAATTACAGATGGCGCTTATTGGTTACAAAACGTGGATCACTAAAAATGCCTTGGATTAG